Proteins encoded by one window of Chondromyces crocatus:
- a CDS encoding DNA/RNA non-specific endonuclease, which produces MARRSRRQRPRKAGGGKVKALLALILTALGGAAVTCHPELWSETTSGSTSETAAPGSTATSTPRGPHLSLGVPVLVAPGKRGGGDDHLMTKPQYALAYSRTRGGPSWVSWRLDASWFGEAPRHKGRFMVDEGLPAGWERITHDDYTNSGFDRGHMVRSEERTRTVEDNKATFLLTNILPQRHELNAGPWLRFEERCQELAQKEGRAVHLVAGGLYADRPELLGKGVAVPSAFYKIAVVLDKNQSASDVGQATRVIAVIMPNSATIQGESWTRYRVTVDEIERRSGYDFLTAVRVELQDLLEARVDTGS; this is translated from the coding sequence ATGGCCCGGCGATCCAGGCGGCAACGGCCTAGAAAGGCGGGTGGCGGGAAGGTCAAAGCGCTGCTCGCGCTGATCCTCACGGCGCTCGGTGGCGCCGCCGTCACCTGCCATCCCGAGCTGTGGTCAGAGACGACCTCGGGATCGACGAGCGAGACGGCGGCGCCCGGGTCGACGGCCACGTCCACGCCTCGAGGGCCCCACCTGTCGCTCGGCGTGCCTGTTCTCGTCGCCCCTGGCAAGCGCGGCGGCGGTGACGACCACCTGATGACCAAGCCGCAGTACGCCCTCGCCTACAGCCGCACGCGGGGTGGACCGAGCTGGGTGAGCTGGCGCCTCGACGCGAGCTGGTTCGGAGAGGCGCCTCGGCACAAGGGGCGCTTCATGGTGGACGAGGGCCTCCCTGCCGGCTGGGAGCGCATCACGCACGACGACTACACCAACTCGGGCTTCGACCGGGGTCACATGGTCCGCTCCGAGGAGCGCACCCGCACGGTCGAGGACAACAAAGCGACGTTCCTGCTCACCAACATCCTGCCACAGCGCCATGAACTCAACGCAGGGCCGTGGCTGCGCTTCGAAGAGCGGTGCCAGGAGCTCGCACAGAAGGAAGGCCGGGCTGTCCATCTGGTCGCGGGAGGTCTGTACGCCGACCGTCCGGAGCTCCTGGGGAAGGGGGTGGCCGTCCCGAGCGCCTTCTACAAGATCGCGGTGGTTCTCGACAAAAACCAGTCGGCGAGCGATGTCGGACAGGCGACACGCGTCATCGCCGTCATCATGCCCAACAGCGCCACCATCCAGGGCGAGTCTTGGACGCGTTACCGGGTGACCGTCGATGAGATCGAGCGCCGCTCGGGCTACGACTTTCTCACCGCCGTCCGCGTCGAGCTTCAGGACCTCCTGGAGGCCCGCGTCGACACCGGCTCCTGA
- a CDS encoding PEGA domain-containing protein: MRVRAAIFATGYWFFVALASSPALAEEPAPAAPLVASTTGELRVQVNALIAEVWLDGERAGYAAATTLVIPVSPGPHVIEVRAAGYEAERREITIESGSAVDLDVSLTRAAPRAPLTQEPPSSGPTLPASPSPRAQLAGRGVTQIAIHEPAARQEPRGKSVSFILGGLTTATMLSVLGAIFVHIPDSPPHQAIGAGMLIGGGALAVGSTLYAVWPQASPTSASLTWRGAF, from the coding sequence ATGAGAGTCCGCGCTGCAATCTTCGCTACAGGCTACTGGTTCTTCGTGGCGCTCGCGTCCTCGCCTGCCTTGGCGGAAGAGCCGGCGCCAGCTGCCCCTCTCGTCGCTTCGACGACGGGCGAGCTTCGCGTCCAGGTCAACGCCTTGATCGCCGAGGTGTGGCTCGACGGGGAGCGGGCTGGTTACGCTGCGGCCACGACCCTCGTCATCCCGGTCTCGCCGGGGCCGCATGTGATCGAGGTGCGCGCGGCTGGATACGAGGCTGAGCGCCGTGAGATCACCATCGAGTCCGGTTCGGCGGTGGACCTCGACGTGAGCTTGACCCGGGCAGCGCCGCGCGCCCCCCTCACCCAGGAGCCTCCGTCCTCTGGGCCGACCCTGCCTGCGAGCCCCTCGCCGCGCGCGCAGCTCGCTGGCCGGGGCGTCACCCAGATCGCCATCCACGAGCCCGCGGCGCGTCAGGAGCCTCGCGGCAAGAGCGTCTCCTTCATCCTCGGAGGGCTCACCACGGCCACGATGCTTTCGGTCCTCGGCGCCATCTTCGTTCACATCCCCGACAGCCCGCCGCATCAGGCCATCGGGGCGGGAATGCTCATCGGTGGTGGAGCGCTCGCCGTCGGATCGACCCTGTATGCCGTCTGGCCGCAGGCGAGTCCCACCTCCGCGAGCCTCACCTGGAGGGGAGCTTTCTGA
- a CDS encoding OmpA family protein codes for MSPQVLAQQANEGSALSRFEPAPAGDRMFGVASPYTAGELTPHVMVLADYAHNPLVLRREADDEVAGAVIGDQLILHLNASLALWRRVTVDLNVPLAVLQSGDNPSAGGMGAASPTGAALGDLRLGARVALLGEYHDAFQLAVGGRVWLPTGSRDAYLSDGAIRAAPQLIVGGRIDALVWSFAASPQFRPTRVVPGGEQGTTLQWGGGIGFLLAEGRLQVGPELSMELGLVEPSVRSFNSELLLGARYRILPDIEAGLGAGPGLTGAAGTPDFRGVAMLAWTSEQRGPRDGDGDGVADERDACPDVPGVQSEDASKNGCPALKDRDGDGIGDAQDACPDFPGVQSEDAAKNGCPSDKDGDGIADERDACPDVPGVQSADAAKNGCPGDKDGDGIPDAKDACPEIPGPPDEDPRMNGCPKDDRDKDGIPDAIDMCPNEKGLPSANLDEHGCPKTVRVTTEEVRLLQQIQFDFDSARIKPISDPILDDITQALKDHPEILHVEVQGHTDESGTKAYNRSLSQRRAEAVRQALIKRSIDPDRLSAKGYGRDVPLNNNETEEGRQTNRRVQFKIVQTTTRKP; via the coding sequence TGAAGGCTCGGCGCTCAGTCGCTTCGAACCGGCGCCTGCGGGCGACCGGATGTTCGGCGTCGCCTCGCCTTACACGGCCGGGGAGCTCACGCCGCATGTGATGGTCCTGGCAGACTACGCGCACAACCCGCTCGTTCTTCGGCGAGAGGCCGACGATGAAGTGGCCGGCGCGGTGATCGGGGATCAGCTCATCCTTCACCTCAACGCGTCGCTCGCGCTCTGGCGCCGTGTCACCGTGGACCTCAACGTGCCGCTGGCGGTGCTCCAGTCGGGGGACAACCCTTCGGCCGGTGGCATGGGCGCGGCCTCGCCGACCGGCGCCGCGCTCGGCGACCTTCGGCTCGGCGCACGTGTCGCGCTCCTGGGGGAGTATCATGATGCCTTCCAGCTCGCCGTTGGGGGACGTGTCTGGCTGCCGACAGGCTCACGCGATGCGTACCTCAGCGATGGGGCGATACGCGCAGCTCCTCAGTTGATCGTCGGCGGGCGCATCGACGCACTCGTCTGGTCTTTCGCAGCGAGCCCTCAGTTTCGGCCGACGCGGGTGGTGCCGGGTGGAGAGCAAGGCACCACGCTGCAGTGGGGAGGTGGCATCGGGTTTCTTCTGGCGGAGGGACGCCTCCAGGTCGGTCCGGAGCTGAGCATGGAGCTGGGGTTGGTCGAGCCGAGTGTTCGCTCCTTCAACAGCGAGCTTCTCCTCGGCGCGCGGTATCGGATCCTGCCAGATATCGAGGCAGGGCTCGGTGCAGGTCCGGGTCTGACGGGCGCTGCGGGTACGCCGGACTTCCGCGGCGTGGCCATGCTCGCCTGGACCTCGGAGCAACGAGGGCCACGTGATGGTGATGGGGATGGCGTCGCCGATGAGCGAGACGCATGCCCTGACGTGCCCGGTGTGCAGAGCGAGGACGCCTCGAAGAACGGGTGCCCTGCGCTGAAAGATCGCGATGGCGATGGCATCGGCGATGCGCAGGACGCCTGTCCCGACTTCCCGGGGGTGCAGAGCGAAGACGCCGCAAAGAACGGCTGCCCCAGCGACAAGGACGGTGATGGCATCGCCGACGAGCGGGACGCTTGTCCCGACGTGCCTGGCGTTCAGAGCGCGGATGCTGCGAAAAACGGGTGCCCGGGCGACAAGGACGGCGATGGCATTCCGGACGCCAAGGATGCCTGCCCAGAGATCCCAGGCCCGCCGGACGAAGATCCGCGAATGAATGGTTGTCCCAAGGATGATCGCGATAAGGACGGAATTCCGGACGCCATTGATATGTGCCCCAATGAGAAGGGGCTCCCGAGTGCCAACCTCGACGAGCATGGGTGCCCGAAGACGGTCCGGGTGACGACCGAGGAAGTGCGCCTCCTGCAGCAAATTCAGTTCGACTTCGATAGTGCAAGGATCAAGCCGATCAGCGATCCCATCCTCGATGACATCACCCAGGCGCTGAAGGACCATCCCGAAATTCTGCACGTCGAGGTGCAAGGACATACGGACGAGAGCGGCACGAAGGCGTACAATCGGTCCCTCTCCCAACGTCGGGCCGAAGCGGTGCGACAGGCCCTCATCAAGAGAAGCATCGACCCCGATCGGCTATCTGCAAAGGGGTATGGGCGGGACGTCCCGCTCAACAACAACGAGACGGAGGAGGGGCGGCAAACCAACCGCCGCGTTCAGTTCAAGATCGTCCAGACGACCACGAGGAAACCGTAG
- a CDS encoding sensor histidine kinase: MRLAIKLTLALVAVMCAVLSLYGYLSVRRERALFEADIRRDEHMMGLALRAAVIGVWQQDGQSKALAILDEASARNDGLTFRWVWPEEPEGSRYSPSLPKAQLADLIEGSEVVRLKREGGKGGRFYTYIPVSTPLGKIGAIEISESLEEEERYVGASVENTVVTILALALLSGMLAMLLGGVLVGRPTRRLVDKTRRIGAGDLGSPLLLSQRDELGEIAHEINAMCMHLAEAQARVERETSARIAAMEQLRHADRLNTVGKLASGIAHELGTPLNVVGGRAKMIARGMSPDEAAENARIIAEQSDRMTRIIRQLLDFARRRGAQKAPVDLVQLARQTVSLLEPLARKRQITVRLDGGDQEIRAEVDPGQTQQVLTNLIVNGIQAMKGGGEVTVRVERTRTTPPVDHGGAAGEYIAVRVLDAGEGITTENLPRIFEPFFTTKDIGEGTGLGLSVTYGIVQEHGGWIDVQSEVGSGSTFTVFLAPGEPTR; this comes from the coding sequence ATGCGTCTCGCCATCAAGCTCACCCTGGCTCTCGTCGCGGTCATGTGCGCCGTGCTCAGCCTGTATGGCTATCTCTCCGTGCGCCGGGAGCGAGCGCTCTTCGAAGCCGATATCCGTAGAGACGAACACATGATGGGCCTGGCTCTCCGAGCCGCGGTCATCGGCGTCTGGCAGCAAGATGGTCAGAGCAAGGCGCTCGCCATCCTCGATGAAGCGAGCGCACGCAACGACGGTCTGACGTTCCGGTGGGTCTGGCCGGAAGAGCCGGAGGGCAGCCGCTACAGCCCCTCTCTGCCAAAGGCGCAGCTCGCCGACCTGATCGAGGGGAGCGAGGTCGTGCGCCTCAAGCGGGAAGGAGGCAAGGGAGGCCGGTTTTACACGTACATCCCCGTGAGCACGCCGCTCGGGAAGATCGGGGCGATCGAGATCTCGGAGTCGCTCGAAGAAGAAGAGCGCTATGTCGGCGCGAGCGTCGAGAACACGGTGGTGACCATCCTGGCGCTCGCCCTTCTCAGCGGCATGCTGGCGATGCTGCTGGGCGGTGTGCTGGTGGGCAGGCCCACGAGACGGCTGGTGGACAAGACACGAAGGATTGGCGCAGGCGATCTGGGCAGTCCACTCCTGCTGTCGCAGCGGGACGAGCTGGGAGAGATCGCGCACGAGATCAACGCGATGTGCATGCACCTGGCGGAGGCGCAGGCGCGGGTCGAGCGGGAGACGTCGGCACGCATCGCGGCCATGGAGCAGCTCAGGCACGCAGACCGGCTGAACACGGTCGGCAAGCTCGCCTCGGGCATCGCCCACGAGCTCGGCACCCCTCTGAACGTGGTGGGTGGCAGGGCGAAGATGATCGCGCGAGGGATGTCGCCGGACGAGGCCGCGGAGAATGCGCGGATCATCGCCGAGCAGTCCGACAGGATGACGAGGATCATCCGTCAGCTGCTCGACTTCGCGCGCCGCCGCGGCGCTCAGAAAGCGCCCGTGGATCTGGTGCAGCTCGCGCGGCAGACGGTCTCGCTTCTGGAGCCGCTCGCGCGCAAGCGGCAAATCACCGTGCGTCTCGACGGTGGGGACCAGGAAATCCGCGCCGAGGTGGATCCGGGTCAGACCCAGCAGGTGTTGACCAACTTGATTGTGAACGGGATCCAGGCGATGAAGGGCGGTGGTGAGGTGACGGTTCGGGTCGAACGCACGAGGACCACACCGCCAGTCGACCACGGCGGGGCGGCTGGGGAGTACATCGCCGTCCGGGTGTTGGATGCCGGCGAGGGCATCACGACGGAGAACCTTCCACGCATCTTCGAGCCGTTCTTCACCACCAAGGACATCGGTGAGGGGACCGGGCTCGGTCTGAGCGTGACCTACGGGATCGTTCAGGAGCACGGAGGCTGGATCGACGTGCAGAGCGAGGTGGGCAGCGGGTCCACGTTCACGGTGTTCCTGGCGCCGGGAGAGCCGACGCGCTAG
- a CDS encoding tetratricopeptide repeat protein yields the protein MTVKRDLKRIIRARMARTGEPFTKARQHVLRARRESQGATPAPPAAAGPEPSAEPQLEATAATAVMSDASGPTRGAQPRSAVVLEAAVLRRGARSMRVRVLSTGEELTVRARELWHVMPGHVVTLSLVRQWRQRGHVYGAGEVQGARVDVPALGVPPLGLQAHGPLATEERSSPASEKPRATHALEVAPRTAWEMQEVPPRIEASDDASDLVLESLERKQRGDFTGALRALMALVAHDLRCLDAHAHLGNLVFQSYPEHALLHYEIGVAIGDFALGPDFAGLLPWSLEGNRPFLRCLHGWGLSLWRLGRIPEAARVFERLLQLNPADEQQARRCWAQAQAGNAWDADEGAP from the coding sequence ATGACCGTGAAGCGCGACCTGAAGCGGATCATCCGCGCGCGCATGGCGAGGACAGGAGAGCCGTTCACCAAGGCGCGTCAGCACGTCCTGCGGGCACGTCGCGAGTCGCAAGGGGCCACCCCGGCCCCCCCCGCAGCGGCCGGACCGGAGCCTTCTGCCGAGCCACAGCTCGAGGCGACCGCAGCGACTGCGGTGATGTCCGACGCCTCAGGCCCGACGCGGGGCGCACAGCCGCGGTCCGCCGTCGTCCTGGAGGCCGCGGTGCTGCGGCGCGGGGCGCGCTCGATGCGCGTCCGCGTACTCTCGACGGGTGAGGAGCTGACCGTTCGGGCGCGAGAGCTCTGGCATGTGATGCCTGGCCACGTCGTCACGCTGAGCTTGGTGCGGCAGTGGCGGCAGCGCGGCCATGTGTACGGAGCCGGCGAGGTGCAGGGCGCACGCGTGGACGTGCCCGCGCTGGGGGTCCCGCCACTCGGCCTCCAGGCGCACGGGCCGCTGGCGACGGAGGAGCGGTCGTCACCCGCGTCGGAGAAGCCACGAGCGACCCACGCGCTGGAGGTGGCCCCTCGAACTGCCTGGGAGATGCAAGAGGTGCCTCCCAGGATCGAGGCGAGCGACGACGCGAGCGACCTCGTGCTGGAGTCGCTCGAGCGCAAGCAGCGCGGTGACTTCACGGGCGCGCTGCGCGCGCTGATGGCGCTGGTGGCCCACGATCTGAGGTGCCTCGACGCGCACGCGCACCTGGGGAACCTCGTCTTCCAGAGCTATCCGGAGCACGCGCTGCTGCACTACGAGATCGGGGTCGCGATCGGAGACTTCGCCCTCGGTCCGGACTTCGCCGGTCTGCTCCCCTGGTCTCTCGAAGGGAACCGGCCGTTCTTGCGCTGTCTCCACGGGTGGGGGCTCTCGCTATGGCGGCTTGGCAGAATCCCGGAGGCGGCGCGCGTGTTCGAACGGCTGCTGCAGCTCAACCCCGCCGACGAGCAGCAAGCGCGGCGATGCTGGGCTCAGGCGCAGGCCGGGAACGCGTGGGATGCGGACGAGGGGGCGCCTTGA
- a CDS encoding zinc-ribbon domain-containing protein, producing MKITCESCQAKYTIADDKVVGKTVKIKCKKCGSAIVVQGDAVHPAALPPLDGDDGAETRVFAENHAHAAAPTSAGEWLVNVAEGDERSLNVDQIVAEYARGTINHETYVWKDGMTEWIPLSSVPDLMRAVVSEAPAPAQDPLGLMGTVVMDSASQASAGLGAQAAAAPPSGAGAAAPAAARRAGARGGVDVFGAREQAETRGQVAPSAPPPGGDRMTGARNENSVLFSLSALTAAETAVKAQEEKGVLDMRPGPMAVGGSRPPPARNGGARAGLDDIMNLGGGGIGSPMLAPPPVLAPVVEAPPPPPQHIPSVAPPMGMAPGVSPYGIPDMPQKKKPVGLIVGAVGALVVVGGVAAAALGVFSSPPQPVATNDAPQPSAQADTKPAEPPPTEAKTAEPTPAEVKTAEPAPTDDHKAGEPAAVAAGNQAGTVRGTQGSAATTSKTPEKEEKKEEKKVEAAPEKTAAPAAAADGAEFNRGAATSALGSAAGAAKSCKKPDGPTGTGKVKVTFAPSGNVTSAQVQGAPYAGTPVGGCVAATFRAARVPPFSGAPVSVTKSFTIN from the coding sequence ATGAAGATCACGTGTGAGTCGTGCCAGGCCAAGTACACGATCGCCGACGACAAGGTCGTCGGCAAGACGGTCAAGATCAAGTGCAAGAAGTGCGGCTCGGCGATCGTCGTTCAAGGCGATGCTGTGCACCCCGCAGCGCTCCCGCCCCTCGATGGCGATGACGGTGCAGAGACCCGGGTCTTCGCCGAAAATCACGCGCACGCGGCGGCACCGACCAGCGCAGGCGAGTGGCTGGTGAACGTGGCCGAGGGTGACGAGCGTTCTCTGAACGTGGACCAGATCGTCGCCGAGTACGCGCGAGGGACCATCAACCACGAGACGTACGTGTGGAAGGACGGGATGACGGAGTGGATTCCACTCTCGAGCGTCCCCGACCTGATGCGGGCGGTGGTGTCCGAAGCGCCGGCACCTGCCCAGGATCCCTTGGGTTTGATGGGTACGGTCGTCATGGACAGCGCCTCCCAGGCGAGCGCAGGGCTCGGAGCCCAGGCTGCGGCAGCGCCTCCTTCAGGTGCTGGGGCTGCCGCTCCTGCCGCTGCCCGCAGAGCGGGTGCTCGCGGCGGCGTCGACGTGTTCGGCGCACGCGAGCAGGCGGAGACCCGAGGCCAGGTCGCTCCTTCGGCACCTCCCCCTGGGGGGGACCGGATGACGGGCGCGCGGAACGAAAACTCGGTGCTGTTTTCGCTCTCCGCGTTGACGGCAGCCGAGACGGCCGTGAAGGCGCAGGAAGAGAAGGGGGTGCTCGACATGCGCCCTGGCCCCATGGCCGTCGGGGGAAGCCGTCCCCCGCCAGCTCGCAATGGTGGCGCCCGCGCTGGACTGGACGACATCATGAACCTCGGCGGGGGTGGCATCGGCTCCCCGATGCTCGCGCCTCCGCCCGTCCTCGCGCCCGTGGTGGAGGCCCCGCCTCCGCCACCACAGCACATCCCTTCCGTCGCCCCGCCGATGGGAATGGCGCCAGGGGTTTCACCCTACGGCATCCCCGACATGCCGCAGAAGAAGAAGCCCGTTGGCCTGATCGTCGGCGCCGTCGGGGCGCTGGTGGTGGTTGGAGGCGTCGCCGCAGCAGCACTCGGCGTGTTCTCATCACCTCCGCAACCCGTGGCGACGAACGATGCGCCGCAGCCGTCGGCCCAGGCAGACACGAAGCCCGCAGAGCCACCCCCCACCGAGGCCAAGACGGCGGAACCGACGCCCGCCGAGGTCAAGACGGCGGAACCAGCACCGACCGACGACCACAAAGCAGGAGAGCCTGCGGCCGTCGCGGCGGGCAACCAGGCCGGGACGGTGCGAGGGACGCAGGGCAGCGCCGCGACCACGAGCAAGACGCCTGAGAAGGAAGAGAAGAAGGAAGAGAAGAAGGTCGAGGCGGCCCCCGAGAAGACGGCGGCGCCGGCAGCCGCCGCAGATGGAGCCGAGTTCAATCGCGGCGCCGCCACCTCGGCGCTCGGCAGCGCGGCGGGTGCGGCGAAGTCGTGCAAGAAGCCGGACGGCCCAACCGGTACGGGCAAGGTGAAGGTCACCTTCGCGCCCAGCGGGAACGTGACCTCAGCGCAGGTGCAGGGGGCGCCTTATGCGGGAACTCCGGTCGGCGGCTGTGTGGCTGCGACCTTCCGCGCCGCGCGTGTCCCCCCGTTCAGCGGCGCTCCGGTCAGCGTGACCAAGTCGTTCACGATCAACTGA
- a CDS encoding sigma-54-dependent transcriptional regulator, which translates to MARRALIVDDDAAMCAWLEADLRSRGIEVVSRSSPVEALELLSTEDFDVVLTDLSMRGMDGITLCKRAAESRPDVPVVLLTAFGSIETAVEAIRAGAYDYITKPVEIEALALTLERAIGHHALKEEVRRLRRAVAGSEQFGELIGRSDAMKRVYDLLDRISDSEATVLITGESGTGKEVVARALHARSRRSDGPFVAINCAAVPEALLESELFGHVKGAFTDARASRPGLFAEANGGTLFLDEIGEMPLSVQPKLLRALQERRVRPVGGSAEISFDVRLITATNRDLDTAVEERRFREDLYYRINVIVVALPPVRARGSDVLLLAQRFVEDFATRSGKEVTGVSQAAAEKLLAYSWPGNVREIQNCIERAVALTRYSEITVEDLPEKVREHRTSHVIVAGDDPSELVPLEEVERRYILRVLEAAGGNKTLAARILGLDRKTLHRKLDRWEAHAGDPKPS; encoded by the coding sequence ATGGCGAGACGAGCGCTGATCGTCGATGATGATGCGGCCATGTGCGCATGGCTGGAGGCTGACCTCCGCTCGCGCGGGATCGAGGTCGTCAGCCGCAGCTCTCCCGTCGAGGCGCTCGAGCTGCTCTCGACCGAGGACTTCGATGTCGTCCTCACCGATCTGAGCATGCGGGGAATGGACGGGATCACGCTGTGCAAGCGAGCCGCCGAATCCCGTCCTGACGTGCCCGTCGTCCTGCTCACGGCGTTCGGGAGCATCGAGACGGCCGTCGAGGCCATCCGCGCAGGGGCCTACGACTACATCACGAAGCCCGTCGAGATCGAGGCGCTGGCGCTCACGCTCGAGCGGGCCATCGGTCACCACGCGCTGAAAGAGGAGGTGCGGCGGCTTCGACGCGCGGTGGCCGGCTCCGAGCAGTTCGGCGAGCTGATCGGCCGCAGTGATGCGATGAAGCGCGTCTACGATCTCCTGGACCGCATCTCGGACTCGGAGGCGACCGTGCTGATCACGGGCGAGAGCGGGACGGGGAAGGAAGTGGTCGCGCGCGCGCTGCACGCGCGCAGTCGCCGCTCCGACGGTCCCTTCGTCGCGATCAACTGCGCTGCCGTGCCGGAGGCCCTCCTGGAGAGTGAGCTCTTCGGGCACGTGAAGGGCGCCTTCACGGACGCGCGCGCGTCACGTCCTGGCCTGTTTGCCGAGGCGAACGGTGGGACGCTGTTCCTGGACGAGATCGGTGAGATGCCGCTCTCCGTTCAGCCCAAGCTGCTGCGAGCGCTCCAGGAGCGCCGGGTGCGACCCGTCGGAGGGAGCGCAGAGATCTCGTTCGACGTCCGGCTCATCACCGCGACGAACCGTGATCTCGATACGGCCGTCGAGGAGCGTCGCTTCAGGGAAGATCTCTACTATCGAATCAACGTGATCGTCGTGGCCCTTCCGCCTGTTCGGGCGCGCGGCAGCGATGTGCTGCTGCTCGCGCAACGCTTCGTCGAGGACTTCGCAACGCGCTCGGGCAAAGAGGTCACCGGCGTGTCGCAGGCCGCCGCCGAGAAGCTACTCGCCTACTCCTGGCCAGGCAACGTCCGCGAGATCCAGAACTGCATCGAGCGCGCCGTGGCACTGACGCGCTACAGCGAGATCACCGTGGAAGATCTGCCGGAAAAGGTGCGTGAGCATCGGACCTCCCACGTGATCGTGGCCGGCGACGACCCCTCGGAGCTGGTCCCCCTCGAAGAAGTCGAGCGTCGCTACATTCTCCGCGTGCTGGAGGCGGCCGGCGGAAACAAGACCCTGGCGGCGAGGATCCTGGGGCTGGACCGGAAGACGCTCCACCGAAAGCTCGACCGGTGGGAGGCTCACGCCGGAGACCCGAAGCCCAGCTGA
- a CDS encoding AI-2E family transporter, with protein sequence MGSENAGHAPLRLLIGGACLVVILAGLKAASSLLVLIAFSAFLAILATPLVNWLRRRRVPDVLAVGLVMLLVLMFLSGLAGVVGGSLNSLVAEMPRYQERFNALVTSVTSVLEDRGVEVSASRVRGLMDLSATIGFVGGTVAQLASVLSDTFLVFLTVVFLLFEGVVLPAKLRAALGEASSDLGRYSKIITEIHQYVVIKTYISLAAGVLVWLMLWMLGVDFALLWGLITFLLHFIPNIGAIVAGVPPVLLALIQYGLGRAMVVLVGFTVICMIFGNIVEPRVMGRRLGLSTLVVFLSLLVWGWLWGGMGMLLSVPLTMILKIVLENSHEWHWIAALMDDAVPPEPLSRRSIPGAPVLPTRPLD encoded by the coding sequence ATGGGTAGCGAGAACGCGGGGCACGCGCCGCTGAGACTACTCATCGGCGGTGCATGTCTGGTGGTGATCCTCGCCGGACTGAAGGCGGCCTCGAGCCTGCTGGTGCTCATCGCCTTCTCGGCCTTCCTCGCCATTCTGGCCACGCCCCTGGTGAACTGGCTGCGGCGGCGACGGGTACCGGACGTGCTGGCCGTGGGCCTGGTCATGCTGCTGGTGCTGATGTTCCTGTCGGGGCTCGCAGGGGTGGTCGGCGGGTCGCTGAACAGCCTCGTCGCGGAGATGCCTCGCTACCAGGAGCGCTTCAACGCGCTCGTCACGTCGGTGACGAGCGTCCTGGAAGACCGCGGCGTGGAGGTCTCGGCGTCCCGCGTGCGCGGTTTGATGGATCTCTCGGCGACGATCGGCTTCGTCGGGGGTACCGTGGCGCAGCTCGCCTCCGTGCTCTCGGACACGTTCCTGGTCTTCTTGACGGTGGTGTTCCTCCTCTTCGAGGGCGTCGTGCTCCCCGCAAAGCTCCGCGCGGCGCTCGGCGAGGCGAGCTCCGATCTCGGTCGCTACTCGAAGATCATCACCGAGATCCATCAGTACGTGGTCATCAAGACCTACATCAGCCTGGCCGCGGGTGTTCTCGTCTGGTTGATGCTGTGGATGCTCGGGGTCGACTTTGCGCTGCTGTGGGGGCTGATCACGTTCTTGCTCCACTTCATCCCGAACATCGGGGCCATCGTGGCGGGCGTCCCCCCCGTGCTCCTGGCGCTGATCCAGTACGGGCTGGGGCGCGCGATGGTGGTGCTGGTCGGCTTCACCGTGATCTGCATGATCTTCGGGAACATCGTGGAGCCACGGGTGATGGGCCGACGCCTCGGGCTGTCCACCCTGGTCGTGTTCCTGTCGTTGCTGGTCTGGGGATGGTTGTGGGGGGGCATGGGGATGCTGCTCTCGGTCCCTCTCACGATGATCTTGAAGATCGTCCTCGAGAACAGCCACGAATGGCACTGGATCGCTGCCCTGATGGACGACGCCGTTCCGCCGGAGCCGCTCTCGCGCCGATCGATCCCCGGAGCGCCCGTGCTACCGACACGCCCGCTCGACTAG
- a CDS encoding response regulator has protein sequence MNNSSNPVHRPPALPAEPYGAGRRILVAEDDHEMRSLLALTLRSDGFEVIEARNGLEFMDQLTPWIGGDLQKAPVDVIVSDIQMPCLTGLDVLAGLSAIRHCPPVVLMTAFGDASTHSSAASLGAVAVLDKPFELDELRALLYRVLKTQAH, from the coding sequence ATGAACAACAGCTCGAACCCCGTTCACCGCCCCCCAGCGCTACCTGCCGAGCCCTACGGGGCTGGGCGTCGCATCCTCGTCGCCGAGGACGACCACGAGATGCGCAGTCTTCTCGCGTTGACCCTGCGGAGTGACGGGTTCGAGGTCATCGAAGCAAGAAACGGTCTGGAGTTCATGGATCAGCTCACCCCCTGGATCGGGGGGGATCTGCAAAAAGCGCCGGTCGACGTCATCGTGTCGGACATCCAGATGCCGTGCCTGACGGGCCTCGACGTGCTGGCGGGTCTCTCGGCCATCCGGCACTGTCCCCCGGTGGTGCTCATGACGGCGTTTGGTGACGCTTCCACCCACAGCTCTGCGGCTTCCCTCGGAGCCGTCGCGGTGCTCGACAAGCCGTTCGAGCTGGACGAGCTGCGCGCCCTTCTCTACCGCGTCCTCAAGACGCAAGCGCATTGA